CTTCGTACTGCTCCCGCTCCATGGTGATGCGGGCCACCACCGGCCCCACGTGGAGTTCGGGCTCGGCGGTGCTCCCCGAAGGGTGGGTGACTATGATGTTGATGCGGTCGATGCGGCCGAACTGGAGGTCGCCGAACAAGGCCTGGTTGACGGCCCAGGCGTCCCGGCGGATGGCCTCCTGCAGGGCTTCCCCCTCGCCGGGCAGGGCCTTCAGGACCAGCCAGAGATGGTCCACATCCTGGGATATGAGGAGGCGCAGTCGGCGGCTCCCGTCGGGCATCTTGTCCACCGGCAGGGCTTCCTCGGCCACCGCCAGGACGTTGGACTCGGTCAGGTGGGCCCGGGGCCGGTCGGGCTGGGGCCGCCCCAGTTCCGTCAAGGGCGTGGTGAGCCACGGGAACTGTCCCCGGGAGGGCAGGGTTTCCACCCCGGCGAGGAAGTAGGCGGTGCTCAGGATGAGCCCCACGCCCGCCAAGGCCAGGCTGAAGCCGGTGATGCGGTTCACCCTGCCTGTCCGGGGCAGGCGGCCTTTGGCCAGGGCCCATAGGCCGGCGCCCAAGACCAGAAGCCCCGTGACGATGACTACCGCCAGGTAGACCAGCAATCTTTCACCTCCGCGGCAGCCGTAGCGTTTCCCGGGGGCGGGGGCATCATTCCCGGCCGTCTCCGGCAGGAATTGCCGCAGCGGAGGGCAATACACAATTACTCGGCTCTTCGGGGCGGATCCGCCCGGACAACGACCGGCGACGCACCGGTGGGCAAGGGGGGGAACACCGTGAAGACCGCAGACATCGTCATCGTCGGCGCAGGGTTGAGTGGCATGAGCACGGCCTACTACCTCCTGCAGGAAGACCCCAATCTGCGCATCGCCATCGTGGACGACCGGCGGGTTGTGGGCACGGGCAGCACGCGGCAGGCCCTGGGCATGGTGCGGCAAAGCTTCAGCCACCCGGTGAACCAGCGGCTGGCGGCGGCCACCCGCAGCCTGGTGTCCATGGCCATCGACCACGTAGAGCACCCGGTGACCTTGCGGGCCGAGGGGGCCCTCATGGTCTGGCCCTCGGTGGACGGGGACGGGGTAGAAGTAGGTCCGGACGAATTCGCGGCGGCGGTGGCCCAAGATCTCCCCGTGGAATGGCTGACGGCCGGCGACTTGCAGCGGTGGCCCCACCTGGAGGGCATCCAGGGGCGGTGCTGCTGGATCCCCTCGGAATTGCTCATCGAAACTTTGGACTTGGTGGATTTGTTCTGGTTTGCCGTCCACGGATCCGGCCGGGTGGAAATCCTGCCGGCCCAGGCGGTGACCGGGTTGGAAGCCAAGGGCTCCACCGTAACCGAGATAAAGACCACCAAGGAGTCCCTGCAGGCCGGGCAGCTGCTCCTGGCGGCGGGCATGGACATCTTGGAACTGTGCGCCATGCTCCCTTATGAACCGCCCCTGGAGCCCCTGACCTACGGCGCCGTCTCGGTGACGGGGCCCGAGCCCGTGTCGGGCCCTGTGGTGATGGACTGGTGCACCCGCCTCTTCGTGACCCCTGCCGGCCCTCAGGTGGTTTTCGGCGGCCGGGCCGACGAGCCGCCGGTAGACGGCCAGGGCGAGTGGAACTGGGATGTGCTGGCCGGCTTCGTGGAGGGGGCCCAGCGGGTTTGGCCCGCCTTGGCCCAATCGACGGTGCAGCGGGTTTGGATGCCCAAGGATCTGGCCACCCCCGACGGGGTGCCCCTGGCCGGCCGGGTGCCGGGCTGGGACAACGTGTGGCTCTGCACCGGCTTCAACGGCAGCGGCGTGTCCTTGATCCCGGGGACGGCCCAGGTGCTGGCCAAGGCCATGGCCGGCGGGGATGAGCCCCTGCCCACGGCCTTGGACCGTTTCACCTCTGCGGGGCAAGATCCCCAGACACCGGCCGAAAGGCTGATATTCTAGGCCTGCGGAGGCCGCCGGCCGGGACCCGGCGGCAGGGGCCTGATAAAAGTGGCTTTACTGGGGCCGGCTCTCCGCCAACTGGATGAGGAGCCGGCTCAACGTTTCCTTGTCCTGCGGGCCCGCCACCTGCCATAAATCCCGCAGCAGCCGCTGCTCCTGGGTGCGGGGCTGGGCGTCCACCGCCAGCCAGTCGCCGATTTGGCTGGTCAACTGGACCATCTCGTCCATGGACATGCCCGAGCGCCGGGCGTCCTCCACCCGGTGCTGCAAGGTGTCCAGCATCTGCCGGAAGCTTTCATGGTACATGGGCATCCTCCCTTTACGGCCCTAGTGTGGCATGGCCGGCAGGGGCATATTCTGGCAGAGGCATATTGTGTCCCGTCACGGCTCCTTCACCTCCAAGGTTCCCACCATGCCGGACTCCTTATGGCCAGGAATGTTGCAGATGAAGGTGAAGGTCCCCGCCTCGTCGGCGGTGAAATAAATAGTTTTCTCATCCCCGGGCTCCACATCTTCATTGATGTCGAACTCATCCAGCTGGAAGTTGTGGACCAGGGCCCCTTGGTTGGGGAGATGCACGGTGATTTCCGTGCCCAAGGGCACCTCGATGCGGTTGGGCTGAAAGAAGTTGTCGCCCATGACCACCCGGTGCTCGGTGGCCATGCCGCCGCTGGTGACGGGGCCCCGGCGGGCCGAACGGGGGCAGCCCGTCAAGAGGATGAGGCACAGGCCCAGCACCACCGCCAGGGCGGCCATGGGCCTCCTGCCGTTAACGTCGCGCAATGGGTTCATTCTCCTGCCTCCCCGGCCCGCCACGGGCGGGCCGCCCGTCGTCTCCATCAGCCTTTGCCGGGGAGCGGGCCGCTATGCGGGAGAGCATTATAATTGGGGGAGGAGGGATGGAGGGCCGTGGACCCCAAGGAAAAGGCCGCCCGCTACAAAGAGGGAGAAGATATCCAGGATCCCGTGCCCAAGCCTTTGTCATCGTGGCAGGAGCTGGTGGAGGAGCGGATCCAGGAAGCCATGTCCTCGGGGGCCTTTAAGGACCTGCCCGGGCGGGGCCGGCCTCTGCCCTTGACGGAAAACCCCTTCCTGGACCGGGAAGAGCGGCCGGTCCATCGCCTGCTGAAGGACCACGGCTATGTCCCCGAATGGATCGCCTTGAGCCAGGACATCCGGGCCATCCAGGACCGCTGCCGCCGGCGCATGGAGGTGGCCCTGGAGCTGCTCCAGGGGGTGCTGGCCCAAGCCCGCCGGCGCCACCAGGCCGCCGCTGCCGCCCGGGCCCGCCGGTCCGGCCCCCGGTGGTGGCCCTGGCGCCGCCGGTCCCAGGCGGCTGCCCGGGAGAGCCGTCCCGAACCCGCGGCCCAGCCGGTCAACGAGGAAGGTACCCCTGCAGCCGGCCACATCGTCACCTTGACCCGGTCGGAACTGTCCCGCCTGCACATGGAATTCGAGGAAACGGTGGCCTACTGCCGGGAGCACTGGGCCGAAGCCAACCAGCTGGTGCTCCGCTACAACATGCTGGTGCCCCTGCTGCACCTGCAGCGGCGGGTGGTGCCGGTGGATGAAGTTACGGAAACCTTCCGGGAACGGTGGAACACCATGCTGCTGGCCGGCCTGTCGCCCGAAGGTGAAGAAACAGGCCCCGCCGGCAGGCCTTCTCCGGCGGGGCCGTAGGCAACTCGCAGGCAGTATTCCCGCAGACTTACAACTTCTCCGCCACCGACTTGGCCAGCATGAAGAGCTTCACGTAGTCGGGCCCGCCGGCCTTGGCGTTGGTGCCGCTCAAGTTGAAGCCGCCGAAGGGCTGGGCTCCCACCAAGGCGCCGGTGATCTTCCGGTTGAAGTACAGGTTGCCCACATGGAACTCCCGCCGGGCCTTCTCCAGGTTGGCCCGGTTGCGGGAGTACACGCCGCCCGTCAGGCCGTAGACGGTGCTGTTGGCCATTGCCAGGGCGTGGTCGAAGGTGTCGGCCCGCATGATGGCCACCACGGGGCCGAAGATCTCCTCCTGGGCGATGCGGGCGTCGGGCTGCACGTCGCCGAACACCGTGGGCTTGATGAAGTAGCCCTTTTCCGGCGCGCCGGGGAAGGCCTCGCCCCCCGTCAGCAGCTTCCCTTCCTGCTTGCCGATTTCGATGTACTCCAGCACCTTGCGGAACTGGCTCGCATCGGCCACGGGCCCCATGAAGTTGTCGGGATCCACGGGCGGCCCCTGGCGGACGGCCTCGGTAGCGGCCACGAACTTCTCCACGAAGGTATCGTAGATGTCGTTCAAGACGATGAGGCGGGACGCGGCGGAGCATTTCTGCCCCTGGAACCCGTAGGCCGAGATGACGGCGTCTTGAACGGCGGCGTCCAGGTCGCAGTCGCTGTCGATGATCATGGCGTTCTTGCCGCCCAGCTCGGCGGCCACCCGCTTGATGAAGGGCTGGTCGGGCCGGGACTTGGCCGCCAGTTCGTTGATGCGCAGGCCCACTTCCAGGGAGCCGGTGAAGTTGATGAAGCGGATCCGCGGGTGGGTCACCAGGTACTCGCCTACCTCGCCGCCGGGGCCGGGCAGGAAGTTGACCACCCCCGGGGGCATGCCGGCCTCCGCCAGGATCTCCATGAACTTGGCGGCCACGATGGGTGTGGTGGAGGCGGGCTTGACGATGACCGTGTTGCCGGCCACCACGGGGGCGGCCACGGTGCCCACCAGAATGGCCAGGGGGAAGTTCCACGGCGGGATGACCAGGCCCACCCCCATGGGAATGTAGAACAAGGCGTTGTCCTCGTCGGGCCGGGCGGTGGCGGGCTGGGGCTGGGCCAGCCGGACCATCTCCCGGCCGTAGTACTCCAGGAAGTCGATGGCTTCCGCCGTCTGGGCGTCGGCCTCGCCCCAGGAGTGGCCGATTTCCATCACCGTTGTGGCCGAAAGCTCATGGCGCCGGCGGCGCATGATGGCCGCCGCCTTCCAGAGCACCCGGGCCCGGGCCTCGGGGTCCATCCGGCTCCAAGAGGCGAAGGCTTTTTCGGCAGCCTCCACGGCGGCGTCGGCCTCGGCCCGGCCCGCCCGGGCGGTGGTGCCGATGACCTGCTCCGGGTCGGCGGGGTTGATCACCGTGATGCGCCCGTCGGTGTCCACCGGGCGCCCGTCGATGATCAAGGGGTAGTGCCGGCCCAGTTCCTGCTCCACCTGCTGCAAAGCCTGCCGGAAGGCGTCCCGCTCCTCGGTGCGGGAAAAGTCGGTCAAGGGCTGGTTGGCGAAATCCAACACCATATTCCTCACCTCGTCAACGCCTATTGTGGTGGATTCATCGTCGCTCTCATCGGGGTCGGATGCAGCTGCTGGAAAGGGCGGTGTAGTGATGATCCACCACACCGCTGCCGAAGTAGCGTATTTCCGGGTGCAAGATGTTATCCCGGTGGCCGGCGCTGTTCATCAGCGCCTGGTGGGCGGTGACGGCATCGGGGAAGCCTGCGGCGATGTTTTCAACTACGAGGCACGGATTGATGCCTTGGGCCAATACCCGATCCAAGGGACTGCCCGAGGAAGGGGACTGATGGCCCACGAAGCCGTTGCGGTTCATGTCCCGGCTGTGGCCCAGGGCCGCCCGGGCCAATCCGTCGTTCCACTCCAATGTGGGCAGGCCACGCCGGGAGCGCTCGAAATTGACCAGTTCCAGCAAGGTCATGGCTTCGCCCTGCTGGGCCTGCTCCAGGGCTGTGCCCGTCAAGGGCTTCACCGGCGGCACGGGGGTGTTGCCCTGGTACCGGTAGGAACAGCCCGTCATTTGGGCGGGATCCAAGGCCATGAAGGCGTCGGTGTCCATGACCAGGGCGCCGGTGATTTTGTTCTCCGGCTCATCCACATACAACATCACGGGGCGCCCGCCCAGCCAGGCCACGGGCAGGTGCCCGTCCCGCAAGTCACTGCAATAGAAGACAAAATCGTTGCCGCGCCAGTGGGTCCGGCTCTGCTCCCGGACATCCAGGAGGCGGCGGGCTTGGGCGATGGTGGTGCTGCCGTCCACGGACCCGACCCGCCAGTAGGAGCCCGAAGCGAACAGGCCCGCCAGGCCGTCACCGGTGAAGCCCGCCCGCACGTACCGGTCGGGCCTGTTGTAGACCA
This DNA window, taken from Sphingobacteriaceae bacterium, encodes the following:
- a CDS encoding FAD-binding oxidoreductase, coding for MKTADIVIVGAGLSGMSTAYYLLQEDPNLRIAIVDDRRVVGTGSTRQALGMVRQSFSHPVNQRLAAATRSLVSMAIDHVEHPVTLRAEGALMVWPSVDGDGVEVGPDEFAAAVAQDLPVEWLTAGDLQRWPHLEGIQGRCCWIPSELLIETLDLVDLFWFAVHGSGRVEILPAQAVTGLEAKGSTVTEIKTTKESLQAGQLLLAAGMDILELCAMLPYEPPLEPLTYGAVSVTGPEPVSGPVVMDWCTRLFVTPAGPQVVFGGRADEPPVDGQGEWNWDVLAGFVEGAQRVWPALAQSTVQRVWMPKDLATPDGVPLAGRVPGWDNVWLCTGFNGSGVSLIPGTAQVLAKAMAGGDEPLPTALDRFTSAGQDPQTPAERLIF
- a CDS encoding DUF3243 family protein, producing the protein MYHESFRQMLDTLQHRVEDARRSGMSMDEMVQLTSQIGDWLAVDAQPRTQEQRLLRDLWQVAGPQDKETLSRLLIQLAESRPQ
- a CDS encoding cupredoxin domain-containing protein, whose product is MNPLRDVNGRRPMAALAVVLGLCLILLTGCPRSARRGPVTSGGMATEHRVVMGDNFFQPNRIEVPLGTEITVHLPNQGALVHNFQLDEFDINEDVEPGDEKTIYFTADEAGTFTFICNIPGHKESGMVGTLEVKEP
- a CDS encoding DUF1992 domain-containing protein; amino-acid sequence: MDPKEKAARYKEGEDIQDPVPKPLSSWQELVEERIQEAMSSGAFKDLPGRGRPLPLTENPFLDREERPVHRLLKDHGYVPEWIALSQDIRAIQDRCRRRMEVALELLQGVLAQARRRHQAAAAARARRSGPRWWPWRRRSQAAARESRPEPAAQPVNEEGTPAAGHIVTLTRSELSRLHMEFEETVAYCREHWAEANQLVLRYNMLVPLLHLQRRVVPVDEVTETFRERWNTMLLAGLSPEGEETGPAGRPSPAGP
- the pruA gene encoding L-glutamate gamma-semialdehyde dehydrogenase, coding for MVLDFANQPLTDFSRTEERDAFRQALQQVEQELGRHYPLIIDGRPVDTDGRITVINPADPEQVIGTTARAGRAEADAAVEAAEKAFASWSRMDPEARARVLWKAAAIMRRRRHELSATTVMEIGHSWGEADAQTAEAIDFLEYYGREMVRLAQPQPATARPDEDNALFYIPMGVGLVIPPWNFPLAILVGTVAAPVVAGNTVIVKPASTTPIVAAKFMEILAEAGMPPGVVNFLPGPGGEVGEYLVTHPRIRFINFTGSLEVGLRINELAAKSRPDQPFIKRVAAELGGKNAMIIDSDCDLDAAVQDAVISAYGFQGQKCSAASRLIVLNDIYDTFVEKFVAATEAVRQGPPVDPDNFMGPVADASQFRKVLEYIEIGKQEGKLLTGGEAFPGAPEKGYFIKPTVFGDVQPDARIAQEEIFGPVVAIMRADTFDHALAMANSTVYGLTGGVYSRNRANLEKARREFHVGNLYFNRKITGALVGAQPFGGFNLSGTNAKAGGPDYVKLFMLAKSVAEKL
- a CDS encoding stalk domain-containing protein, giving the protein MERPSRLRRAVVVFLAMAAAVMMMIMITGAAPPASPPVNLVIDGLPVTGEPRPFIENGRTLVPLRLVSEHLDLSVRWDPDRRSITVSGPSGELFLLVNNPAARWQGGPILMDVPPRLVSNRTMVPIRLIAETFGAQVRWDEARRTVSITTDAPAAGGVLAPEPVLDLSLLPAGLSPASLQAAWGPADRESTDLQGVRWLVYNRPDRYVRAGFTGDGLAGLFASGSYWRVGSVDGSTTIAQARRLLDVREQSRTHWRGNDFVFYCSDLRDGHLPVAWLGGRPVMLYVDEPENKITGALVMDTDAFMALDPAQMTGCSYRYQGNTPVPPVKPLTGTALEQAQQGEAMTLLELVNFERSRRGLPTLEWNDGLARAALGHSRDMNRNGFVGHQSPSSGSPLDRVLAQGINPCLVVENIAAGFPDAVTAHQALMNSAGHRDNILHPEIRYFGSGVVDHHYTALSSSCIRPR